From the Deinococcus sonorensis KR-87 genome, the window GCCGTGTTCAGCTGGGCAAACAGCTCGCGCAGTTCGGACCGCAGCGTTGAGCGCAGCTGCTCGTCCAGGTTGCTGAGCGGTTCGTCCAGCAGCAGCAGCTGCGGCTGGGGAGCGAGGGCACGGGCCAGGGCCACCCGCTGCTGCTGTCCGCCCGACAGCTCGGTGGTGCGCCGGCCTGCCAGCGTTCCGAGCCCCACCTGTTCCAACGTCTCGTGCGCCCGGGCGCGGGCCTGCGGGCCGGGCAGGCCGCGCCGCCGCAGGCCGTAGGCCACGTTGTCCAGCACGCTCAGGTGCGGAAACAGCGCGTAGTCCTGGAATACCAGCCCCACACCGCGCTGCTCCGGCGGCGCGTGGGTGAGGTCCTGGCCGCCCGGCCGGACGGTTCCGGCGTCCGGACGCTCCAGCCCGGCGATCACCCGCAGCAGGGTGCTCTTGCCGCAGCCGGACGGCCCCAGCAGCGCCAGCGTCTGTCCCAGCGGCAGCTGCAGCGAT encodes:
- a CDS encoding ABC transporter ATP-binding protein, translated to MTAEVQLSVQGLWKRYGAVAAVQDVSLQLPLGQTLALLGPSGCGKSTLLRVIAGLERPDAGTVRPGGQDLTHAPPEQRGVGLVFQDYALFPHLSVLDNVAYGLRRRGLPGPQARARAHETLEQVGLGTLAGRRTTELSGGQQQRVALARALAPQPQLLLLDEPLSNLDEQLRSTLRSELRELFAQLNTAVLLVTHDQREAQALADTVALMRAGALVQTGPVAEVFERPATAWAARFLGQPNLYPLPDGRVRLVPESAVQLGQGPAWPVVGRQPLEHGLRVTLAHDLGPLVLHLSPREAAGLGDTLRAAVQPDGCLTLPEEPAA